The following proteins come from a genomic window of Micromonospora zamorensis:
- a CDS encoding endonuclease domain-containing protein, with protein MNSVLRELVELGGGLVTLGAARQVVPSWTLESACRNGELVRVLPEVFVAAHLVGGRPGAPALSRLDPALGHRAALAWAGGRGALSHVSALGAWGLRPPAVGDLVHLSTPTSANLRTRPGVVVHRRRGLLIAPPHVVVRQGLTVTRLEHALVDSWPALPPAERRAPVIRAVNEWLTTPERLRVALGSAPRLTDRAAFRTLLARLADGCRSPLEIWGHEHVFTGPGMPVFRRQMPVRVGPRTVYLDMFAERERVNIELDGATTHGDPRQREIDLRRDALVAGIGILVVRFAHRRLMHDVDEVRRETLAILATRRA; from the coding sequence GTGAATTCGGTGCTTCGGGAGCTGGTGGAGCTTGGCGGCGGGCTGGTGACGCTCGGAGCTGCCCGGCAGGTGGTGCCGTCGTGGACGTTGGAGTCGGCTTGCCGTAACGGTGAGTTGGTGCGAGTGCTGCCCGAGGTGTTCGTGGCGGCACATCTCGTCGGTGGTCGGCCCGGCGCCCCTGCCCTCAGTCGGCTCGACCCGGCTCTGGGTCATCGCGCGGCCCTCGCCTGGGCGGGCGGCCGCGGCGCGCTCAGTCACGTCAGCGCGCTCGGCGCGTGGGGGCTGCGTCCGCCGGCTGTGGGCGACCTCGTCCACCTGAGCACACCGACGTCCGCCAATCTGCGCACCCGACCCGGGGTGGTCGTGCATCGACGACGCGGCCTGCTCATCGCACCGCCGCACGTGGTGGTGCGGCAGGGCCTGACGGTCACCCGCCTGGAACACGCGCTCGTCGACTCGTGGCCGGCACTGCCACCCGCCGAGCGGCGGGCACCCGTGATCCGGGCGGTCAACGAATGGCTGACGACCCCCGAGCGGCTACGAGTGGCCCTGGGGAGCGCACCGAGGCTGACAGACCGGGCGGCGTTCCGGACACTCCTGGCGAGGCTCGCCGACGGCTGCCGGAGCCCGCTGGAGATCTGGGGACACGAACACGTGTTCACCGGTCCGGGGATGCCGGTGTTCCGCCGACAGATGCCGGTCCGAGTTGGGCCGCGCACGGTGTACCTCGACATGTTCGCCGAGCGGGAGCGGGTCAACATCGAACTCGACGGGGCCACCACCCACGGCGACCCACGCCAGCGTGAGATCGACCTGCGCCGCGATGCTCTGGTGGCAGGCATCGGGATCCTGGTGGTCCGCTTCGCCCACCGACGCCTCATGCACG